One genomic window of Monodelphis domestica isolate mMonDom1 chromosome 1, mMonDom1.pri, whole genome shotgun sequence includes the following:
- the RPS21 gene encoding 40S ribosomal protein S21 isoform X1 — protein MQNDAGEFVDLYVPRKCSASNRIIGAKDHASIQMNVAEVDKVTGRFNGQFKTYAICGAIRRMGESDDSILRLAKNDGIVSKNF, from the exons ATGCAGAACGACGCCGGCGAGTTCGTGGATCTGTATGTGCCGCGGAAATG CTCTGCGAGCAACAGGATCATCGGAGCCAAGGATCACGCGTCCATCCAGATGAACGTGGCCGAG gtTGATAAGGTCACAGGCAGGTTCAATGGCCAATTTAAGACATATGCAATTTGTGGAGCAATTCGTAGAATG GGAGAATCTGATGACTCTATTCTCCGGCTGGCAAAAAATGATGGTATTGTCTCAAA gaaCTTCTAA
- the RPS21 gene encoding 40S ribosomal protein S21 isoform X2 — translation MQNDAGEFVDLYVPRKCSASNRIIGAKDHASIQMNVAEVDKVTGRFNGQFKTYAICGAIRRMGESDDSILRLAKNDGIVSK, via the exons ATGCAGAACGACGCCGGCGAGTTCGTGGATCTGTATGTGCCGCGGAAATG CTCTGCGAGCAACAGGATCATCGGAGCCAAGGATCACGCGTCCATCCAGATGAACGTGGCCGAG gtTGATAAGGTCACAGGCAGGTTCAATGGCCAATTTAAGACATATGCAATTTGTGGAGCAATTCGTAGAATG GGAGAATCTGATGACTCTATTCTCCGGCTGGCAAAAAATGATGGTATTGTCTCAAAGTAA